In a single window of the bacterium genome:
- a CDS encoding glycosyltransferase has protein sequence MKKSKKILIISYHYPPSPSSSPYPTYSWVKYLSEFGWQCVVLTRTWDSSNVQERSTGTVIYRTPYKQCFRKAVSLSKRAGFFKKFINFFLLNFIFHPDSQRGWHNYAYEAGLSIIKKYPISLILSTSPWTAHWIASDLSKATGIPWIADYRDPWTQDTSIRHRKIWLIRDKIHRLIEKRICKTASCAIHASETWSSQLSRLLNKKVYTIPNGFDPEDFTVTDKDNTKGHIFTLSYVGSFHFVQKLDVFLKGFQKFLLNNKPSPEICRLVLVPPFNECHGIEKKLCSKYKVIGKYIHVVLNAKKSEAVRYMTLSDVLLLFLSDDNGWYPTKFFEYLACGKQILATPDDKGVIGATLKRTRAGTMLNTSEHVAVWLEEKWKEFQLRGNLTVNTNTELIEEFNRRKLTQKLSEILNSVVQQPEGKYRVDVKKDNT, from the coding sequence ATGAAAAAATCTAAAAAAATTTTAATAATTTCTTATCATTACCCGCCATCACCCAGTTCGTCTCCTTATCCCACATATTCATGGGTAAAATATCTTTCTGAATTTGGATGGCAATGCGTTGTGTTAACAAGAACATGGGACAGCAGTAATGTTCAGGAGCGTTCCACAGGTACCGTTATATACAGAACTCCTTATAAGCAATGTTTCCGAAAAGCAGTTAGTTTGAGTAAAAGAGCAGGCTTTTTCAAAAAGTTCATTAATTTTTTTCTTCTTAATTTCATATTTCATCCGGACAGCCAAAGAGGATGGCATAATTATGCTTATGAAGCAGGATTGTCTATTATTAAGAAGTATCCTATTTCACTGATCCTGAGCACTTCTCCATGGACAGCTCACTGGATAGCAAGTGATTTGAGCAAAGCAACGGGTATTCCGTGGATAGCAGATTACAGAGACCCATGGACTCAGGATACTTCCATCAGGCATAGAAAAATATGGCTCATCCGTGACAAAATCCATAGATTGATTGAAAAAAGAATTTGCAAAACAGCATCTTGCGCTATTCATGCATCCGAAACATGGTCATCTCAGTTGAGCAGGCTTCTTAATAAGAAAGTTTATACGATACCTAATGGTTTTGATCCTGAAGATTTTACTGTCACAGATAAGGACAACACTAAAGGACATATTTTCACACTTTCATATGTGGGAAGCTTCCATTTTGTTCAAAAGCTGGACGTATTTTTGAAGGGATTTCAGAAATTTCTCTTGAACAATAAGCCGTCTCCTGAAATTTGCAGGTTAGTATTAGTTCCTCCTTTCAATGAATGTCATGGAATTGAAAAGAAACTGTGCAGTAAATATAAAGTGATTGGGAAATATATCCATGTCGTTCTTAATGCTAAGAAATCCGAGGCAGTAAGATATATGACACTATCTGATGTTCTTCTGTTGTTTCTCAGTGATGATAATGGCTGGTATCCAACGAAATTTTTTGAATATCTGGCCTGCGGTAAACAGATACTGGCTACTCCTGATGATAAGGGAGTTATAGGAGCTACATTGAAGAGGACTCGAGCAGGGACTATGCTGAATACTTCTGAGCATGTAGCGGTCTGGTTGGAAGAAAAGTGGAAAGAGTTTCAGTTACGTGGAAATCTGACTGTCAATACTAACACTGAGCTAATAGAGGAATTTAACCGTAGAAAGTTAACACAGAAATTGTCTGAAATTTTAAACAGTGTTGTTCAACAACCTGAAGGGAAATACCGAGTTGACGTAAAAAAAGATAACACATAA
- a CDS encoding methyltransferase domain-containing protein, translating into MSKSFDSVWDKWQDVNIEEQIISHRSARNKYIGVISKYLSRGSGAKALEVGCGTAIDSYIVSTETGMEIYGVDISEDALKIAEKVEERFSCKVRLSRGDAMSLGYHDEMFDLVFSQGVIEHLVRDVRALKEQVRVLKTGGVLILNVPQKYTAYTMHKHLMSHIGRWEWGHETEFSSRQLARYGKYLGLDILERFGYDYWRSPFELIFVLRTLNHKIGKIPLLRKSPGYGKVSEFWDAMWERLEDKSGHFFMKNLVYVYRKSANESI; encoded by the coding sequence ATGAGTAAGAGTTTCGATAGTGTATGGGATAAATGGCAGGATGTGAATATTGAAGAACAGATAATATCTCATCGCTCTGCGAGAAACAAGTATATCGGCGTTATATCTAAGTATCTTTCCCGCGGCTCAGGCGCAAAAGCTCTTGAGGTAGGTTGTGGTACCGCTATTGACTCATATATAGTTTCCACCGAGACGGGGATGGAAATATATGGCGTGGATATATCCGAAGACGCTCTAAAGATTGCTGAAAAGGTAGAAGAGCGGTTCTCCTGCAAGGTACGTCTTTCCCGAGGAGATGCGATGTCTCTGGGATATCATGATGAGATGTTTGATCTGGTTTTCAGCCAGGGAGTTATAGAGCACCTTGTGCGGGATGTCCGCGCGCTTAAAGAGCAGGTAAGGGTGTTAAAAACGGGAGGGGTATTGATACTCAATGTACCCCAGAAATATACAGCGTATACCATGCATAAGCACCTGATGTCCCACATTGGACGGTGGGAATGGGGGCATGAGACCGAATTTTCCAGTCGCCAGTTGGCTCGTTATGGGAAATATCTGGGGCTGGATATACTTGAAAGGTTCGGGTATGATTACTGGCGTTCTCCGTTTGAGCTGATATTTGTACTACGAACGTTAAATCACAAGATCGGGAAAATACCGTTACTGCGAAAAAGTCCCGGGTACGGCAAAGTATCTGAGTTTTGGGACGCTATGTGGGAACGATTAGAGGATAAGTCAGGACACTTTTTTATGAAAAATTTAGTTTATGTTTACCGTAAGTCGGCAAATGAAAGCATATAG
- a CDS encoding class I SAM-dependent methyltransferase, with protein MSEMFKIDDIAKQIIREIKEEWKESVYACHDELVTAESILRYLNRDNLRFREIVKCIAEREKNKKILDIGIAYGFHDIILKEIWGFDITGMEVEENINAYCKLLHRHQIPLIQGELSKKSCPVPNESFDIVIFSEVIEHMRLSPLKALLEIKRVLKPKGLILLTTPNIASLRNIEHLVRGKNISEPFPDDDSNLVHITDKMNHIRVYTIEEITSLIQRAGFRVLESRFVSSEKLNLKPRKNLPIHILYILILKIISSFRGYIFVLGEKT; from the coding sequence ATGAGTGAAATGTTCAAGATTGACGATATTGCGAAACAGATTATCCGCGAGATAAAAGAAGAGTGGAAAGAAAGTGTATATGCCTGTCATGATGAATTGGTTACTGCAGAAAGTATACTGCGATATCTTAATCGGGATAATCTTCGCTTTCGGGAAATTGTGAAATGTATTGCAGAAAGAGAAAAGAATAAAAAGATTCTTGATATTGGTATCGCATACGGCTTTCACGATATCATTTTAAAAGAAATCTGGGGATTCGATATTACAGGGATGGAAGTTGAAGAGAATATAAATGCTTATTGCAAATTACTGCATAGACACCAAATACCACTAATTCAGGGAGAATTGTCTAAAAAATCTTGTCCGGTTCCAAATGAGAGTTTTGATATTGTAATCTTCAGTGAGGTAATTGAACATATGCGTCTTTCGCCTCTGAAAGCGCTTCTAGAAATAAAACGAGTGTTAAAGCCAAAAGGGTTAATACTTTTAACAACGCCGAATATAGCATCATTGAGAAATATAGAGCATCTGGTTCGAGGAAAGAATATCTCTGAACCTTTTCCTGATGATGATTCAAATCTGGTTCATATCACAGACAAGATGAACCACATACGTGTGTATACAATAGAGGAGATAACCTCTCTCATACAGCGGGCGGGATTTAGAGTACTTGAGTCTAGATTCGTTTCTTCAGAAAAACTTAATCTAAAACCCAGAAAGAATTTACCAATACATATATTGTATATTCTGATATTGAAGATCATATCGTCTTTTCGGGGTTATATCTTTGTTCTTGGTGAGAAAACTTAA
- a CDS encoding glycosyltransferase family 4 protein: MNILFVNQYIDEVGGVEHYLNTLSERLIAEGHNIYFIYGDKLIESSFRKYTKTFNLPDIWNNPLCLKKEIKLTLRRTINDIKPDVIYLHNIENLKVVDIFSQQVPTVRYVHGCKSTCPDGKRLLHNPMETCFHPASPLCTLRAHTRRCMPRHPVKSFRAYAGTRRSLKSFEKLKRILVASKYMKNILEINGVLPHKIEILPYFAESLSSNISSKYNGSRRILFAGRIANGKGLEYLFYVLKLLKEKIFLDVVGDGPLRKECQEKINKLGLKEKVRFHGWVHSEKMADFYKKASFLVIPSIWPEPFGIVGIEAALYGRPAVAFDVGGISDWLKHGKTGFLINPYDKVEMARKIDLLLKDSKMAEEMGKNANKLVGENFSPKIHIHKLLNLFEKL; this comes from the coding sequence ATGAATATCCTTTTTGTAAATCAATATATAGATGAAGTCGGAGGAGTTGAACACTACTTAAATACTCTTTCTGAAAGATTAATTGCAGAAGGCCATAACATATACTTTATCTATGGCGACAAGCTTATTGAATCTTCTTTTAGAAAATATACAAAGACATTTAATCTGCCCGATATCTGGAATAATCCACTTTGTTTGAAGAAGGAAATAAAATTAACTCTGCGCCGGACCATCAATGATATAAAACCAGATGTTATATACCTGCACAATATTGAGAATCTTAAAGTTGTAGATATCTTCTCCCAGCAAGTTCCAACAGTAAGGTATGTGCATGGATGTAAGTCTACATGTCCCGACGGAAAAAGATTATTGCATAACCCTATGGAAACGTGTTTTCATCCTGCATCACCTCTATGCACCTTGCGTGCGCATACAAGAAGATGCATGCCAAGGCATCCTGTAAAATCTTTTAGGGCTTATGCAGGAACAAGAAGAAGTCTGAAGTCTTTTGAAAAATTAAAGCGCATATTAGTGGCTTCAAAATATATGAAAAACATATTGGAGATAAATGGAGTTTTGCCGCATAAAATAGAGATTTTGCCATATTTTGCAGAATCATTATCCAGCAATATTTCCAGCAAATACAACGGTTCAAGAAGGATTCTTTTTGCAGGGCGTATCGCCAATGGAAAAGGGTTAGAATACCTGTTTTATGTATTGAAGCTTCTAAAAGAAAAAATTTTTCTGGATGTAGTGGGAGACGGCCCGTTAAGAAAAGAGTGCCAAGAAAAAATCAATAAATTGGGTCTAAAAGAAAAAGTTCGTTTTCACGGATGGGTTCATAGCGAGAAAATGGCAGATTTTTATAAAAAAGCCTCTTTTTTAGTTATCCCTTCTATTTGGCCTGAACCTTTTGGTATAGTAGGTATCGAAGCAGCTCTTTATGGCAGGCCAGCTGTTGCTTTTGATGTTGGGGGAATATCTGACTGGTTAAAACATGGGAAAACAGGTTTTTTAATTAACCCTTATGATAAAGTTGAAATGGCGAGAAAAATAGATCTCTTGTTAAAAGACAGCAAAATGGCAGAAGAAATGGGGAAAAACGCCAATAAGTTAGTTGGTGAAAATTTCTCTCCCAAGATTCACATACACAAA